The sequence AATGTGTTCAGGATTACATTGAACGGTTTTACAACAACTGGCGCAGGCATTCGGCACTTGATTATAAGTGTCCGACTCAGTATGAGCGGGATTGTCCCGTTGCCGCCTAAAAAACTGTCCAGTAAACCGGGGTCAGATCATGGGGGCATTGCACAGAAATGATTTCATTCATCTTT is a genomic window of Deltaproteobacteria bacterium containing:
- a CDS encoding IS3 family transposase, with the translated sequence CVQDYIERFYNNWRRHSALDYKCPTQYERDCPVAA